Proteins from a genomic interval of Streptomyces sp. NBC_01445:
- a CDS encoding MFS transporter, with product MSAASPQSARRTVRITIVLLFTAWLVDYADRLVINLILPSVGAEFDLSRGQQGLIVSVFFLAYALCQIPGGMLTDRYGAQRITLWALLAWSVFTALTGFAWSFAVLLVMRFAFGAAEGIFPPASMKVLVERTTPEERMGANGLIMSSNALAGVLVPIVVAPLVAAFGWRSAFFSTAALGVFVLVAIRMWLPAPLARTEPEASTAGRRAGGVLRMGVIWRFSAMMFGYSVIVWGLNTWVPSYVSEEYGVPLASVGALVAIPALAAAGAIVVGGRLSDRFGGHHRKVIVPGMTVTAAALLLMTLATSLTGFVVFATLASVAASLCYMPIFAVPLGGLAAEDVGVGSAVIILGGQVAGMAAPPVIGALADAFSFRVAFAFLILGAAIATVMALLTPQDAASFRTAAGASELPAPAKEHS from the coding sequence GTGTCTGCTGCGTCCCCGCAGTCCGCCCGGAGAACCGTCCGGATCACGATCGTCCTGCTGTTCACGGCCTGGCTGGTCGACTACGCCGACCGGCTCGTCATCAACCTGATCCTGCCTTCCGTCGGTGCCGAGTTCGACCTGAGCCGCGGGCAACAGGGCCTGATCGTCTCCGTGTTCTTCCTCGCCTATGCCCTGTGCCAGATACCCGGCGGGATGCTCACCGACCGCTACGGCGCGCAGCGGATCACGCTCTGGGCCCTGCTGGCGTGGTCCGTGTTCACCGCGCTGACCGGCTTCGCCTGGTCGTTCGCTGTTCTGCTCGTCATGCGGTTCGCGTTCGGCGCCGCCGAAGGCATCTTCCCGCCGGCCTCGATGAAGGTCCTCGTCGAGCGGACCACGCCGGAGGAACGGATGGGCGCCAACGGCCTGATCATGAGCTCCAACGCCCTGGCCGGTGTGCTCGTCCCGATCGTCGTCGCTCCCCTGGTCGCGGCCTTCGGCTGGCGCTCGGCGTTCTTCTCGACGGCGGCGCTCGGTGTCTTCGTTCTGGTCGCGATACGGATGTGGCTCCCTGCCCCGTTGGCGCGTACCGAGCCGGAGGCCAGCACCGCGGGGCGGCGCGCGGGCGGCGTTCTGCGGATGGGCGTGATCTGGCGCTTCAGCGCCATGATGTTCGGCTATAGCGTGATCGTCTGGGGCCTCAACACCTGGGTCCCGTCGTATGTCAGTGAGGAGTACGGGGTCCCGCTGGCCTCGGTCGGAGCCCTCGTGGCGATTCCGGCCCTCGCCGCGGCCGGCGCGATCGTCGTCGGCGGCCGGCTCTCGGACCGGTTCGGTGGCCATCACCGGAAGGTGATCGTGCCCGGCATGACGGTGACGGCCGCCGCGTTGCTCCTCATGACCCTCGCGACCTCGCTCACCGGCTTCGTCGTCTTCGCCACGCTCGCCTCGGTCGCCGCCTCCCTCTGCTACATGCCGATCTTCGCCGTCCCGCTGGGCGGACTGGCGGCCGAGGACGTCGGCGTGGGCAGCGCGGTGATCATCCTCGGCGGCCAGGTCGCCGGCATGGCCGCCCCGCCCGTCATCGGCGCGCTCGCCGACGCCTTCTCGTTCCGGGTCGCCTTCGCCTTCCTGATACTCGGCGCCGCCATCGCCACCGTGATGGCTCTCCTGACCCCGCAGGACGCCGCCTCCTTCCGGACCGCCGCCGGCGCGTCCGAACTGCCCGCGCCCGCAAAGGAGCACTCATGA
- a CDS encoding amidohydrolase, whose product MTATSVASLLSGFPDELPGLLALYEDLHAHPELSFQEFRTAGVVADRLREQGWKVTESVGGTGVVGVLVNGEGPVVLLRADMDGLPVKERTGLPYASHETAVDGEGNEVPVMHACGHDMHVTCLLGATGQLAAARAQWRGTVVAVFQPAEEIGGAPAMIEDGFLERFPRADVCLGQHVSPAPVGFVGTRPGPVMAASDSLRVRLFGRGGHGSAPETTIDPIVMAAAVVMRLQTVVSREVGAAQTAVVTVGSLHAGTKENIIPDTADLRINVRSTTPLVRNRVLAAVERIVRAEAAASGAPKDPEITGLNSFPVTVNDDRATGTVLGAIAEVLGGERVLTLPQPLTGSEDFGVFGTALGVPSVFWHFGGADPALFQDIDPEALLTDGLPDAIPANHSPHFAPVPEPTIRTGVTTLLAAAAPWLGTEADHAGDHQEM is encoded by the coding sequence ATGACCGCCACCTCTGTCGCAAGCCTGCTGTCCGGCTTCCCGGACGAGCTGCCGGGCCTGCTGGCCCTCTACGAGGACCTGCATGCCCACCCTGAGTTGTCCTTCCAGGAGTTCCGTACGGCCGGCGTCGTCGCCGACCGGCTGCGAGAGCAGGGCTGGAAGGTCACCGAGAGCGTCGGCGGCACGGGCGTCGTCGGGGTGCTGGTCAACGGCGAGGGACCGGTGGTCCTGCTGCGCGCAGACATGGACGGGCTCCCGGTCAAGGAGCGGACGGGACTGCCGTACGCCTCCCATGAGACCGCCGTCGACGGCGAGGGCAACGAAGTGCCCGTGATGCACGCCTGCGGCCACGACATGCACGTCACCTGTCTCCTCGGTGCGACCGGCCAACTCGCCGCCGCCCGTGCGCAGTGGCGCGGCACGGTCGTCGCCGTGTTCCAGCCCGCCGAGGAGATCGGCGGGGCACCGGCCATGATCGAGGACGGTTTCCTGGAACGCTTTCCCCGCGCCGACGTCTGCCTCGGCCAGCATGTCTCCCCGGCCCCCGTCGGCTTCGTCGGCACCCGCCCCGGGCCGGTGATGGCCGCCTCCGACAGCCTGCGTGTCCGCCTCTTCGGGCGCGGAGGACACGGGTCCGCGCCCGAGACCACCATCGACCCGATCGTCATGGCTGCCGCGGTCGTCATGCGGTTGCAGACGGTCGTCTCCCGGGAGGTGGGCGCGGCGCAGACCGCTGTCGTGACCGTCGGCTCGCTCCATGCGGGCACCAAGGAGAACATCATCCCGGACACTGCCGACCTGCGGATCAACGTGCGCTCCACGACTCCCTTGGTACGCAACCGGGTTCTGGCGGCCGTCGAACGGATCGTCCGCGCCGAGGCCGCAGCGTCCGGCGCCCCCAAGGACCCCGAGATCACCGGACTCAACTCCTTCCCCGTCACCGTCAACGACGACCGGGCCACCGGCACCGTGCTCGGCGCGATCGCCGAAGTCCTCGGCGGGGAACGGGTCCTCACCCTGCCCCAACCCCTCACGGGCAGCGAGGACTTCGGTGTCTTCGGTACGGCCCTCGGTGTCCCCTCGGTCTTCTGGCACTTCGGCGGCGCCGACCCCGCCCTCTTCCAGGACATCGACCCCGAAGCCCTGCTGACGGACGGTCTGCCGGACGCGATTCCCGCCAACCACTCCCCGCACTTCGCCCCTGTACCCGAGCCCACGATCCGGACCGGCGTGACGACCCTGCTCGCTGCGGCCGCCCCGTGGCTGGGCACCGAGGCCGACCACGCCGGGGACCACCAGGAGATGTGA
- a CDS encoding amidase, with product MNSDTPSTDLAYLSATEARRLFDARDLSPVELMRAVIHRAEQTEPVINAFTEQLFDEALEGARHAEGRFLGKGGLTPRPLEGIPVATKEKHAIAGRSLTEGSLVNVGNTATENAPVIDRILDAGGIIHARTATPEFSIATFTHSRLWGVTRNPWNPELTPGGSSGGAGASLAAGTALLASASDIGGSTRIPAAFTGTVGYKAPYGRIPGVAPLSADHYRGDGPMARTVDDCVTFTNVLTGPDPRDHVSLRPKLVLPTQYDAVAGMRIALCVRLGAYDVHPEVEANTRAVARALTDAGAVVEEIELPWTKDDILISLGAHFSTIFGALVCEIEAKHRDRMSAYAAAFADTMAVARERVTYLDGLRVETRLQRELGEAMAPFDALICPTTAVPGLPAGDDLLGRLVVDGEDHGEPMWAPMTVPFNINNRCPVLNVPSGHSSWGLPTGLQIVGHTYDDPTVFRIGKALEQLRPWSYTPDHRPTAQPAAFTR from the coding sequence ATGAACTCGGACACCCCCAGCACCGATCTCGCCTATCTCAGTGCCACCGAGGCGCGACGACTCTTCGACGCCCGAGACCTGTCCCCCGTGGAGCTGATGCGCGCGGTCATCCACCGCGCGGAGCAGACCGAGCCGGTCATCAACGCCTTCACCGAGCAGCTCTTCGACGAGGCACTGGAAGGGGCCCGGCACGCCGAGGGCCGCTTCCTCGGCAAGGGCGGACTGACGCCGCGCCCGCTGGAAGGCATCCCGGTCGCCACCAAGGAGAAGCACGCCATCGCCGGGCGTTCCCTCACGGAGGGCTCGCTCGTCAATGTCGGTAACACCGCGACCGAGAACGCCCCGGTGATCGACCGCATCCTGGACGCCGGCGGCATCATCCACGCCCGTACCGCCACTCCCGAGTTCTCCATCGCCACCTTCACCCACAGCCGCCTGTGGGGCGTCACGCGCAACCCGTGGAACCCCGAGCTGACCCCCGGCGGCTCGTCCGGCGGCGCGGGCGCCTCCCTCGCTGCCGGCACCGCGCTGCTCGCCTCCGCCTCCGACATCGGCGGCTCCACCCGCATCCCCGCCGCCTTCACGGGCACCGTCGGCTACAAGGCTCCCTACGGCCGGATTCCCGGCGTCGCACCGCTGTCCGCCGACCACTACCGCGGCGACGGCCCCATGGCTCGGACCGTGGACGACTGCGTCACCTTCACCAACGTCCTGACCGGCCCCGACCCGCGCGACCACGTGTCACTGCGCCCGAAGCTCGTTCTGCCGACCCAGTACGACGCGGTTGCGGGGATGCGCATCGCGCTGTGCGTCCGCCTGGGAGCGTACGACGTCCACCCGGAGGTCGAGGCCAACACCCGGGCGGTCGCCCGGGCCCTCACCGACGCGGGCGCAGTCGTCGAGGAGATCGAACTCCCGTGGACCAAGGACGACATCCTCATCAGCCTCGGGGCACACTTCTCCACCATCTTCGGCGCCCTCGTCTGCGAGATCGAAGCGAAGCACCGCGACCGGATGTCCGCGTACGCGGCAGCCTTCGCGGACACCATGGCCGTCGCCCGTGAGCGCGTCACCTACCTCGACGGCCTGCGCGTCGAGACCCGGCTGCAGCGCGAGCTGGGCGAGGCGATGGCCCCCTTCGACGCCCTGATCTGCCCGACCACCGCCGTCCCGGGCCTGCCCGCCGGAGACGACCTCCTGGGGCGCCTGGTGGTGGACGGCGAGGACCACGGTGAGCCCATGTGGGCACCGATGACCGTCCCCTTCAACATAAACAACCGCTGCCCCGTCCTCAACGTCCCCAGCGGCCACTCCAGTTGGGGCCTTCCCACGGGCCTCCAGATCGTCGGCCACACCTACGACGACCCGACCGTCTTCCGCATCGGCAAGGCCCTGGAACAGCTCCGCCCCTGGTCCTACACCCCGGACCACCGGCCGACCGCTCAGCCGGCAGCCTTCACACGCTGA